The following proteins come from a genomic window of Nicotiana tomentosiformis chromosome 12, ASM39032v3, whole genome shotgun sequence:
- the LOC104105945 gene encoding ubiquitin-like-specific protease ESD4 isoform X1, whose product MGALTFNRKRGNDFFSSNYKTQFSNPSNFDHISKKPKLSIYQTLNPPKSTVQRFLKYPDPINPIRRQVHAPCRKSRFGSKCISANSAPEMGNFVSRVYDEAKKSAFYSLRCLKKVKEVIFIDDDDAKKGDLEAGVYEKSGFYGNLEAGVCEKNNFFGNLEGGVGEKSVILSQEGKETNGAVEILDGVDGKDSSVVTAGLDDGNLKEESVGKMLDTLALNPTSDSAFYVPLYKKLLGSVGKMNDKLKRLQFQIGYNEKCLETYSLLRPQKKGEHVKQDVISEPFVPLTEEDEAEVLRALSKSNRRRVLVTHQNSNIDITGEILQCLRPREWLNDEVINVYLELLKEREKREPQKFLKCHFFNTFFYKKLISGRGGYNYQSVRRWTSQRKLGYCLLECDKIFVPIHKEIHWCLAVINKKDEKFQYLDSLRGRDTQVLKVLARYFVDEVKDKSGKDIDVSSWKQEFVEDLPEQKNGFDCGVFMIKNADFYSRDIGLCFNQEDMPYFRLRTAKEILRLKAD is encoded by the exons ATGGGGGCGTTAACGTTCAATAGGAAGCGAGGTAACGATTTTTTCTCTTCAAATTACAAAACCCAATTTTCAAATCCTTCCAATTTCGACCACATTTCAAAAAAACCCAAACTTTCTATATATCAAACCCTAAATCCACCAAAATCAACTGTGCAACGGTTTTTGAAGTACCCGGATCCAATTAACCCGATCCGAAGACAAGTTCATGCTCCATGTAGGAAATCAAGATTTGGGTCTAAGTGTATTTCAGCAAATTCAGCTCCTGAAATGGGTAATTTTGTATCAAGAGTGTACGATGAAGCTAAGAAAAGTGCTTTTTATAGtttaagatgtttgaaaaaaGTTAAGGAAGTGATatttattgatgatgatgatgctaaAAAGGGTGATTTAGAAGCTGGGGTTTATGAAAAGAGTGGTTTTTATGGTAATTTAGAAGCTGGGGtttgtgaaaaaaataatttttttggtaATTTGGAAGGTGGGGTTGGTGAAAAAAGTGTAATTTTGAGCCAAGAGGGGAAGGAGACTAATGGGGCTGTAGAAATTTTGGATGGTGTTGATGGTAAGGATTCGTCGGTGGTAACTGCGGGTTTGGATGATGGAAATTTGAAGGAAGAGAGTGTAGGGAAGATGTTAGACACACTAGCGTTGAACCCCACGTCTGATTCTGCTTTCTATGTCCCTTTGTATAAGAAATTGCTTGGTTCAGTGGGGAAAATGAATGATAAGTTGAAAAGACTGCAGTTTCAGATTGGATATAATGAGAAGTGTCTCGAAACGTATAGTTTGTTGCGGCCTCAGAAGAAAGGAGAACATGTTAAACAG GATGTGATTTCAGAACCATTTGTGCCTCTCACTGAGGAGGACGAGGCTGAGGTATTGCGTGCTCTATCTAAATCCAATCG AAGACGGGTTTTGGTGACCCATCAAAACTCCAATATTGATATTACTGGAGAAATATTGCAATGTTTAAGACCTAGGGAATGGTTGAATGATGAG GTTATCAATGTGTATCTTGAACtgttaaaagagagagagaaaagggaGCCCCAAAAGTTCTTGAAATGTCATTTCTTTAACACATTCTTTTACAAGAAG TTGATAAGTGGCAGGGGAGGCTATAACTATCAATCTGTGAGAAGATGGACATCCCAAAGAAAGCTGGGATACTGCCTACTCGAATGCGATAAA ATATTTGTCCCTATCCACAAAGAAATACATTGGTGTTTAGCTGTTATCAATAAGAAGGATGAAAAGTTCCAATATCTTGATTCACTCAGAGGAAGGGATACTCAAGTGTTGAAAGTGCTG GCTAGGTACTTTGTTGATGAGGTGAAGGACAAAAGTGGGAAAGACATTGATGTTAGTTCATGGAAGCAAGAGTTTGTGGAGGACCTTCCGGAGCAAAAGAATGG ATTTGACTGCGGTGTGTTCATGATAAAAAATGCTGATTTCTACAGCAGAGATATAGGCCTCTGTTTTAATCAG GAAGACATGCCGTATTTTAGGTTGAGGACTGCGAAGGAGATCTTGAGGTTGAAAGCAGATTAA
- the LOC104105945 gene encoding ubiquitin-like-specific protease ESD4 isoform X2, which translates to MGALTFNRKRGNDFFSSNYKTQFSNPSNFDHISKKPKLSIYQTLNPPKSTVQRFLKYPDPINPIRRQVHAPCRKSRFGSKCISANSAPEMGNFVSRVYDEAKKSAFYSLRCLKKVKEVIFIDDDDAKKGDLEAGVYEKSGFYGNLEAGVCEKNNFFGNLEGGVGEKSVILSQEGKETNGAVEILDGVDGKDSSVVTAGLDDGNLKEESVGKMLDTLALNPTSDSAFYVPLYKKLLGSVGKMNDKLKRLQFQIGYNEKCLETYSLLRPQKKGEHVKQDVISEPFVPLTEEDEAEVLRALSKSNRRVLVTHQNSNIDITGEILQCLRPREWLNDEVINVYLELLKEREKREPQKFLKCHFFNTFFYKKLISGRGGYNYQSVRRWTSQRKLGYCLLECDKIFVPIHKEIHWCLAVINKKDEKFQYLDSLRGRDTQVLKVLARYFVDEVKDKSGKDIDVSSWKQEFVEDLPEQKNGFDCGVFMIKNADFYSRDIGLCFNQEDMPYFRLRTAKEILRLKAD; encoded by the exons ATGGGGGCGTTAACGTTCAATAGGAAGCGAGGTAACGATTTTTTCTCTTCAAATTACAAAACCCAATTTTCAAATCCTTCCAATTTCGACCACATTTCAAAAAAACCCAAACTTTCTATATATCAAACCCTAAATCCACCAAAATCAACTGTGCAACGGTTTTTGAAGTACCCGGATCCAATTAACCCGATCCGAAGACAAGTTCATGCTCCATGTAGGAAATCAAGATTTGGGTCTAAGTGTATTTCAGCAAATTCAGCTCCTGAAATGGGTAATTTTGTATCAAGAGTGTACGATGAAGCTAAGAAAAGTGCTTTTTATAGtttaagatgtttgaaaaaaGTTAAGGAAGTGATatttattgatgatgatgatgctaaAAAGGGTGATTTAGAAGCTGGGGTTTATGAAAAGAGTGGTTTTTATGGTAATTTAGAAGCTGGGGtttgtgaaaaaaataatttttttggtaATTTGGAAGGTGGGGTTGGTGAAAAAAGTGTAATTTTGAGCCAAGAGGGGAAGGAGACTAATGGGGCTGTAGAAATTTTGGATGGTGTTGATGGTAAGGATTCGTCGGTGGTAACTGCGGGTTTGGATGATGGAAATTTGAAGGAAGAGAGTGTAGGGAAGATGTTAGACACACTAGCGTTGAACCCCACGTCTGATTCTGCTTTCTATGTCCCTTTGTATAAGAAATTGCTTGGTTCAGTGGGGAAAATGAATGATAAGTTGAAAAGACTGCAGTTTCAGATTGGATATAATGAGAAGTGTCTCGAAACGTATAGTTTGTTGCGGCCTCAGAAGAAAGGAGAACATGTTAAACAG GATGTGATTTCAGAACCATTTGTGCCTCTCACTGAGGAGGACGAGGCTGAGGTATTGCGTGCTCTATCTAAATCCAATCG ACGGGTTTTGGTGACCCATCAAAACTCCAATATTGATATTACTGGAGAAATATTGCAATGTTTAAGACCTAGGGAATGGTTGAATGATGAG GTTATCAATGTGTATCTTGAACtgttaaaagagagagagaaaagggaGCCCCAAAAGTTCTTGAAATGTCATTTCTTTAACACATTCTTTTACAAGAAG TTGATAAGTGGCAGGGGAGGCTATAACTATCAATCTGTGAGAAGATGGACATCCCAAAGAAAGCTGGGATACTGCCTACTCGAATGCGATAAA ATATTTGTCCCTATCCACAAAGAAATACATTGGTGTTTAGCTGTTATCAATAAGAAGGATGAAAAGTTCCAATATCTTGATTCACTCAGAGGAAGGGATACTCAAGTGTTGAAAGTGCTG GCTAGGTACTTTGTTGATGAGGTGAAGGACAAAAGTGGGAAAGACATTGATGTTAGTTCATGGAAGCAAGAGTTTGTGGAGGACCTTCCGGAGCAAAAGAATGG ATTTGACTGCGGTGTGTTCATGATAAAAAATGCTGATTTCTACAGCAGAGATATAGGCCTCTGTTTTAATCAG GAAGACATGCCGTATTTTAGGTTGAGGACTGCGAAGGAGATCTTGAGGTTGAAAGCAGATTAA